In Coleofasciculus sp. FACHB-T130, the following proteins share a genomic window:
- a CDS encoding iron uptake porin: MSKILWNTLKLGPAILGASLLVCSSTLAAQTPETQMASEPIAATNQVTDLLKPADQSQQAQQTPVQELAVQPEISSIPVFTNGTSAQETPVAEAELLSPKPVLADNAIAQPTGDAVPTSQNSELEQIDQYTNEVGTTDSMDQVTNVSQLQDVEPTDWAYEALRSLVERYGCIAGYPDGTFRGNRALSRYEFAAGMNACLLQIEKLIAASSADFVTKEDLATLQRLIDEFGAELATLRTRVDNLEGRTAFLESHQFSTTTKLTGEVIFALADVFGEERAGGGDIDANLIFADRARLNFDTSFTGKDRLRTRLQARNIFQFDAGSSSSTNPRPNITGTSMTRLGFDGNNGNDFEIDDFYYRFPLGDKLLIQIDAANVEFNDNVYTFNPNFESSGSGSISRFGRFNPIYRLGSEGTGLTATYNFSKALNLSLGYLAPRGNDPSNGYGEFSGAYAGLAQLVFRPSDALNVGLVYAHTYENQEKGVSFMSSTGSRFANRPFGNIATSGNHYGLNASFRLGSAITLSGWAGYSVATAEISPVGLATTGSNADIWNWAVSLAFPDLGKKGNLLGFVFGMPPKVTDNDVSNNEDRDTSYHVEALYRYRLTDNIELTPGLLVILNPEHNDNNDTLYVGTLRTTFKF, translated from the coding sequence ATGTCTAAAATTTTGTGGAATACTCTAAAATTAGGACCAGCGATCCTAGGTGCATCCTTATTAGTTTGCAGTAGCACGCTTGCCGCACAGACGCCTGAAACTCAAATGGCGAGCGAGCCGATAGCTGCCACTAACCAGGTGACTGATTTATTAAAACCAGCCGACCAATCCCAGCAAGCGCAGCAGACACCTGTTCAAGAACTGGCTGTTCAACCAGAAATTAGTTCTATTCCAGTTTTCACCAACGGCACGTCTGCCCAAGAAACGCCGGTTGCCGAAGCTGAATTACTGAGTCCGAAACCAGTTTTAGCAGATAACGCGATCGCGCAACCCACTGGTGATGCTGTCCCCACGAGCCAAAACAGCGAATTAGAACAAATCGACCAATACACCAATGAAGTCGGGACGACCGACTCAATGGATCAAGTCACCAACGTCTCGCAGTTGCAAGACGTAGAACCGACGGATTGGGCTTACGAAGCACTGCGGAGTCTGGTAGAACGCTATGGTTGTATCGCCGGGTATCCCGATGGTACCTTTCGCGGCAACCGGGCACTGTCGCGTTATGAATTTGCCGCCGGGATGAACGCCTGTTTGCTGCAAATCGAAAAACTGATTGCGGCAAGTTCGGCTGACTTTGTCACTAAAGAAGATTTAGCGACGCTACAGCGGCTAATTGATGAATTTGGGGCAGAATTAGCCACCTTAAGAACGCGAGTAGATAACTTAGAAGGTCGCACGGCCTTTCTGGAAAGCCATCAATTCTCTACAACGACTAAGCTGACTGGCGAAGTTATCTTTGCGCTTGCTGACGTTTTTGGTGAAGAAAGGGCTGGCGGGGGCGACATAGACGCTAACCTCATTTTTGCTGACCGTGCCCGTTTGAATTTTGACACTAGCTTCACGGGCAAAGACCGCCTGCGAACCCGCCTGCAAGCTAGAAACATCTTTCAATTTGATGCCGGTAGCTCGTCATCAACGAACCCAAGACCCAACATTACGGGTACCAGCATGACCCGCTTGGGATTTGACGGCAATAATGGGAATGATTTCGAAATCGACGACTTTTACTATCGTTTTCCCCTAGGCGATAAGCTCTTAATCCAAATTGATGCCGCCAACGTTGAATTCAATGACAACGTCTACACCTTCAACCCCAATTTCGAGAGTAGTGGAAGTGGCTCTATCTCCCGCTTTGGGCGTTTCAACCCCATCTACCGACTAGGTTCTGAGGGGACTGGGTTGACTGCGACCTACAACTTTAGCAAGGCATTAAACCTATCTTTAGGTTATCTAGCGCCTCGAGGCAACGATCCTTCAAACGGTTACGGGGAATTCAGTGGTGCCTATGCAGGTTTAGCTCAACTTGTTTTCCGTCCTAGTGACGCCCTGAATGTGGGTTTGGTTTACGCCCATACCTATGAGAACCAAGAAAAAGGCGTCAGCTTCATGTCGAGTACGGGTAGTAGATTTGCCAACCGGCCCTTCGGGAACATTGCGACTTCAGGCAATCACTACGGACTGAATGCAAGCTTCCGGCTTGGTTCTGCCATTACCCTCTCAGGCTGGGCAGGTTACTCAGTAGCTACAGCTGAAATTAGTCCGGTTGGTCTTGCAACTACAGGATCTAATGCAGATATTTGGAACTGGGCTGTAAGCTTAGCCTTCCCAGACTTGGGCAAAAAAGGGAACCTACTTGGTTTCGTATTTGGGATGCCGCCTAAAGTGACCGACAACGATGTCAGTAACAATGAAGATCGGGACACCTCATATCATGTAGAGGCTCTGTATCGCTATCGGCTGACTGACAACATTGAACTCACCCCAGGGTTGTTGGTGATTCTCAATCCCGAACACAACGATAACAACGACACACTCTACGTAGGAACGCTGCGAACAACCTTTAAGTTCTAA